One window of Perca flavescens isolate YP-PL-M2 chromosome 15, PFLA_1.0, whole genome shotgun sequence genomic DNA carries:
- the LOC114570253 gene encoding SE-cephalotoxin-like, which yields MAFPRLSTSMLLASLILLLYWTTSSARSHDPPSSILSPSYRVKREMDSDTRDKWDKSLAVANGILTVVKEGIEKIDTNKLAAVIKSLANIASLAPGIGGLVASFVNMVLIFIPQEDEVLNEVKKGFAEVNRKLDLLSIQISNLATDVEWFNYASVYSQDEVRILNSWKKFNDLLRKTYSVQNEEQKLRHAKIFVSYYENTGTEASVANLYHYLTVKDTSLSGNLNELLRRKFKCDFQDIGKYNVYFSRLLWQGMVLNQFYWKLIGLDSSGIEAEHTQMFNNVYAAQKSALKAKCLDNYEHYLKEDVVEISKGLSADDKRAIAVHVKEFLDKKYFWYNWVVLVYNTDQDNRHEIYNMTKIPVGTITVALDYTQKAEEINKEQVKTNLEPGICYKRRPNLIPLGRFPKSDITTCNEIKNQISQCTHAVGGGPIREFVKVMHASSEKNLVQVPEALWNSSCEVGSYTYSLYIYYSRNMSACHQNPCKNGGTCEPLLDTNEYLCACPSSYHGDRCEKKIKNQTVPAIIKGHTVPDITIINAKLEDILDYIRRGH from the coding sequence ATGGCGTTCCCTCGGCTGTCTACCTCCATGCTGTTGGCTTCACTGATCCTTCTTCTCTACTGGACGACATCCTCAGCTCGGTCACATGATCCcccatcctccatcctctcaCCATCCTACAGGGTGAAGAGGGAGATGGATTCCGACACCAGAGACAAATGGGATAAATCTTTGGCCGTGGCAAACGGCATCCTCACTGTGGTCAAAGAAGGGAttgaaaagattgataccaaTAAGTTAGCAGCTGTGATTAAAAGTCTCGCCAACATCGCCAGCTTGGCGCCTGGCATCGGAGGTCTGGTTGCTTCTTTTGTCAACATGGTCTTGATCTTCATCCCTCAGGAAGATGAGGTGCTGAACGAGGTGAAGAAAGGGTTTGCTGAAGTGAACAGAAAGCTGGACTTGCTCTCCATCCAGATCTCCAACCTGGCAACAGACGTAGAATGGTTTAACTACGCCAGCGTCTACTCTCAAGACGAAGTCCGCATCCTCAACTCCTGGAAGAAGTTCAATGATCTTCTTAGGAAGACTTATTCGGTTCAAAATGAAGAGCAGAAACTCAGACATGCAAAGATATTTGTCAGCTATTATGAGAACACAGGAACTGAAGCCAGTGTGGCCAACCTCTACCATTACCTGACAGTTAAAGACACGTCTCTCAGTGGAAACCTCAACGAACTGCTGAGGAGGAAGTTTAAATGTGATTTTCAAGATATCGGCAAATATAACGTCTATTTCAGTCGTTTGCTTTGGCAGGGGATGGTGCTGAACCAGTTCTACTGGAAACTGATCGGGTTGGATTCATCAGGTATAGAAGCCGAACACACCCAGATGTTTAACAATGTCTACGCAGCTCAGAAATCAGCTCTGAAAGCCAAATGCCTGGACAACTATGAGCACTACCTGAAGGAGGACGTGGTGGAGATCAGCAAAGGACTCAGTGCTGATGACAAAAGAGCCATCGCTGTTCACGTGAAAGAGTTTCTGGATAAGAAGTACTTCTGGTACAACTGGGTGGTGCTGGTGTACAACACAGATCAAGATAACCGTCATGAGATATATAATATGACAAAGATACCTGTGGGTACGATCACTGTTGCTCTGGACTACACTCAGAAAGCAGAGGAGATAAATAAAGAACAAGTCAAAACCAACCTGGAACCTGGTATCTGCTACAAGAGGAGACCAAACCTCATTCCATTAGGAAGATTCCCCAAATCTGACATAACAACTTGTAATGAaattaaaaatcaaatatcGCAGTGCACTCATGCCGTGGGTGGTGGTCCCATTAGAGAGTTTGTTAAAGTGATGCACGCCAGTTCTGAAAAGAATTTGGTTCAAGTCCCAGAAGCCCTGTGGAATTCTTCTTGTGAGGTGGGCAGCTATACTTACAGTCTTTACATCTATTACTCCCGAAACATGTCTGCCTGCCACCAAAACCCATGTAAGAACGGAGGAACCTGTGAGCCGCTGCTGGACACCAACGAATATTTGTGTGCGTGTCCTTCTAGTTACCATGGAGACAGATGTGAAAAGAAGATTAAGAACCAAACCGTCCCAGCTATTATCAAAGGTCACACTGTGCCTGACATCACCATCATCAATGCCAAACTGGAGGATATTCTAGACTACATCCGTCGTGGTCACTAA